From the genome of Macrobrachium nipponense isolate FS-2020 chromosome 43, ASM1510439v2, whole genome shotgun sequence, one region includes:
- the LOC135213600 gene encoding elastin-like: MGDFKYNNSTSVSSISTETYVINTSTPSGVFYSSATDNTNSKSKMQDDCLVVEQGGGKSSAGGVDGGPEDQQQQQQHNNNDDENKTNGESGTVTGVGSSAPGTLPGTLGSGTAPGPSVLGPPGSGGVPSVAAAAAAAAQAAAAAAAAAAAAAGGGGGGGPGSGVVGGGPGGGGGGGLVEPAALPASLASSVASLWSPPSVEDTLLHSAMPAINGSLAFPGLGPNNPGGPGGAGGPSPLFGTGLGPQLGLGPQNPQQRRNMQQGGAPNFPGQARPPQSLGPAAAPGPQAPFLPNKYSSSWSSGLGSQGSAWSPGPSPQGNSAGGPGGGPGTAPSLPGMSSWSTRGRGSVAGMNPLSHNLGGMSSVARKTNIPNTSSMMMKNFRRSTSYPGKAGPFPHPPSFEITGVDDGCFPRDLLQFPVSFILL, translated from the coding sequence ATGGGGGATTTTAAATACAACAACTCTACGTCCGTAAGTTCAATAAGTACGGAAACGTACGTTATTAACACGTCAACACCCAGCGGCGTGTTTTACTCTAGTGCGACAGACAACACCAACAGCAAGTCAAAAATGCAAGATGACTGCCTGGTGGTGGAACAGGGTGGAGGCAAGTCTTCTGCGGGCGGAGTTGACGGTGGCCCTGAAgaccaacaacagcagcaacaacacaaTAATAACGACGATGAAAATAAGACGAATGGCGAATCAGGCACAGTGACTGGTGTAGGTAGCAGTGCCCCCGGCACCTTACCTGGCACTTTAGGTTCAGGCACTGCTCCTGGGCCATCTGTTTTAGGTCCTCCAGGATCAGGAGGAGTGCCCTCAGTAGCAGCAGCGGCCGCTGCAGCAGcccaggcagcagcagcagcagctgcggCTGCAGCTGCAGCAGCTGGAGGAGGAGGCGGTGGAGGACCAGGTTCAGGAGTTGTGGGTGGTGGCCCagggggcggaggaggaggaggcctcgTAGAGCCTGCAGCATTACCTGCATCTTTGGCATCCTCGGTGGCCTCCCTATGGTCGCCTCCGTCCGTAGAAGATACCCTGCTTCACTCTGCAATGCCCGCCATCAACGGGTCCCTGGCTTTCCCTGGTCTGGGCCCTAACAACCCAGGTGGACCTGGGGGAGCTGGTGGCCCTTCGCCATTATTCGGCACTGGTCTTGGCCCACAGTTGGGCCTAGGACCTCAAAATCCACAACAGAGGAGAAATATGCAGCAGGGAGGTGCCCCCAACTTCCCAGGTCAAGCAAGACCTCCGCAGTCGCTGGGTCCTGCAGCAGCGCCCGGACCCCAGGCACCTTTCCTTCCCAACAAGTACTCGTCTTCTTGGTCATCGGGGCTTGGATCGCAGGGCAGCGCTTGGTCCCCCGGACCGTCCCCTCAAGGAAATTCCGCAGGAGGCCCAGGAGGTGGGCCCGGCACTGCCCCGTCTCTGCCGGGGATGAGTTCATGGTCGACAAGAGGCAGGGGCAGCGTGGCAGGCATGAATCCCCTAAGTCATAATTTAGGCGGTATGTCGTCAGTGGCCCGCAAGACGAATATACCCAACACGTCATCCATGATGATGAAGAACTTCCGACGTTCGACAAGCTATCCAGGAAAAGCTGGTCCCTTCCCGCATCCCCCATCCTTCGAGATCACAGGTGTCGACGATGGTTGCTTCCCACGCGATCTTCTTCAGTTTCCGGTAAGTTTTATCCTACTGTGA